The following coding sequences are from one Sphaeramia orbicularis chromosome 11, fSphaOr1.1, whole genome shotgun sequence window:
- the psmd4a gene encoding 26S proteasome non-ATPase regulatory subunit 4a — MVLESTMVCVDNSEYMRNGDFLPTRLQAQQDAVNIVCHSKTRSNPENNVGLITMANNCEVLTTLTPDSGRILSKLHAVQPRGKISFCTGIRVAHLALKHRQGKNHKMRIIAFVGSPVEDNEKDLVKLAKRLKKEKVNVDIINFGEEEVNTEKLTAFINTLNGKEGTGSHLVTVPPGPSLADALLSSPILAGEGGSMMGLGASDFEFGVDPSADPELALALRVSMEEQRQRQEEEARRAAAASAAEAGMPTPSADESEEALLKMSVSQPETGAAVLPDFSSMTEEEQIAYAMQMSLAGGEYGEMDTGAAMDTAESAKEEDDYDVMQDPEFLQSVLENLPGVDPNNEAIRNAMGSLASQTGNKPDGKKDEEKKK, encoded by the exons TGTGGACAACAGTGAATACAtgagaaatggagattttttaCCTACAAGACTACAGGCTCAACAAGATGCTGTTAACATTGTATGTCACTCCAAAACACGAAGCAATCCAGAAAACAACGTGGGCCTCATTACCATGGCAAA TAACTGTGAGGTCCTGACAACACTGACCCCAGATTCAGGCCGCATCCTGTCTAAACTCCACGctgtccagccaagaggaaagatCTCCTTCTGCACTGGCATCAGGGTGGCTCAT TTGGCCCTGAAACACAGACAAGGCAAAAACCACAAGATGAGGATCATTGCCTTTGTTGGGAGTCCAGTGGAGGATAATGAAAAAGAT CTTGTGAAGCTGGCAAAACGCTTGAAAAAAGAGAAAGTGAATGTGGATATTATTAACTTTGGAGAAGAG GAAGTGAACACAGAGAAGCTGACTGCCTTCATAAACACTCTAAATGGAAAGGAGGGGACGGGCTCCCATCTGGTCACAGTCCCTCCAGGTCCTAGTCTGGCTGACGCACTGCTCTCATCCCCGATCCTGGCCGGTGAGGGAGGTTCTATGATGGGTCTTGGTGCCAGCGACTTTGAGTTTGGTGTGGATCCTAGTGCTGACCCAGAGCTTGCCCTG GCCTTACGTGTATCAATGGAGGAGCAGAGACAAAGGCAGGAGGAAGAGGCCCGTagagctgctgctgcttctgcagCTGAGGCAGGCATGCCCACACCCAGCGCAGATG AATCAGAGGAAGCCTTATTGAAGATGTCAGTGTCTCAGCCTGAGACGGGTGCAGCGGTGCTTCCTGACTTCAGCAGCATGACAGAAGAGGAGCAGATAGCATATGCCATGCAGATGTCTCTGGCTGGAGGAG AGTATGGAGAAATGGACACAGGAGCTGCCATGGACACTGCAGAGTCAGCCAAG GAGGAAGATGACTATGATGTGATGCAAGACCCAGAGTTCCTTCAGAGTGTTTTGGAGAACTTGCCTGGTGTTGACCCTAACAACGAGGCCATCCGCAACGCCATGGGGTCCTTAGCCTCCCAGACAGGAAACAAACCAGATGGCAAAAAagatgaagagaagaagaaatga